Proteins encoded within one genomic window of Brassica rapa cultivar Chiifu-401-42 chromosome A09, CAAS_Brap_v3.01, whole genome shotgun sequence:
- the LOC103840659 gene encoding uncharacterized protein LOC103840659, with amino-acid sequence MAETTPIKRHREEETLADEEATKRQKPSSSSSSSYNDQILCLLDDSDELNRPNNDLTSFLNALQQEISSDDKNAAVSRVSNVEDSSTSCVSWKEDDVDDENNEKVIQHLLEASDDELGIPNTGFGESNYDMIKNDINQDYVYGNSLLDGFGDAFWELEDEAANYYTLLQSELFL; translated from the coding sequence ATGGCTGAAACAACTCCAATCAAGCGCCACCGAGAAGAAGAAACTCTAGCCGACGAAGAAGCGACAAAGCGACAgaagccttcttcttcatcttcttcctcttacaACGACCAGATTCTCTGTCTCCTCGACGATTCAGACGAACTTAACCGACCCAACAATGACCTAACTTCCTTTCTAAACGCTCTCCAGCAAGAAATCTCATCAGATGACAAAAACGCTGCCGTTTCTAGAGTCTCCAACGTTGAAGATTCGTCGACTTCCTGTGTTTCTTGGAAGGAAGACGATGTCGATGATGAGAACAATGAGAAAGTGATACAGCATCTTTTGGAAGCTTCTGACGACGAACTCGGGATCCCTAACACCGGTTTTGGCGAGAGTAATTATGACATGATTAAGAATGATATTAATCAGGATTACGTATATGGAAATAGTTTGTTAGATGGGTTCGGTGATGCGTTTTGGGAGCTTGAAGATGAAGCTGCTAATTATTATACGTTGCTGCAATCTGAGTTGTTCTTGTAG